GCTTTTGTCTTTTCAgcaattacattttgatactcGGAGTTTGTCGTTCCACTCTGGAAGTCACCTTcaaatttgtttgatgtttttggacgcatttctttacttcttggttctattgttctttgtgagTAGTCTGATTGTGAAGTTGTGTGAAAGTCCATTGTTCCTTCTTGTTGGAGATTGTTTGGAGGTCTAATTGCTTTTGTCTTTTCAGCAATTACCTTCTGGTATTCAGAGGTTGTCGTTGTACCCTCGAATTCGCCTTCAAATTTGTTTGATGTCTTTGGACGCATTTCCTTATTTCTTAGTTCTGATGTTTTTTGTGAGTAGTCTGATTGTGAAGTTGTTTGAAAGTCCATTGCTCCTTCTTGTTGGAGATTGTTTGGATGTCTAATTGCTTTTGTCTTTTCAGGAGTTACTTTTTGATATTCAGAAGTTGTCGTTGTACCCTCGAATTCGCCTTCAAACTTGTTTGATGTTTTTGGACGAATTTCCTTATTTCTTGGTTCTGATGTTTTTTGTGAGTAGTCTGATTGTGAAGTTGTCTGAAAGTCCATTGTTCCTTCTTGTTGGAGATTGTTTGGATGTCTAATTGCTTTTGTCTTTTCAGGAGTTACTTTTTGATATTCAGAAGTTGTCGTTGTACCCTCGAATTCGCCTTCAAACTTGTTTGATGTTTTTGGACGcatttctttatttcttggttctattgttctttgtgagtagtctgattgtgaagttgtttgaaactccattgttccttCTTGATTCAAATTGTTTGGAGGTCTAATTGCTTTTGTCTTTTcagaaattacattttgatactcAGAGTTTGTCGTTCCACTCTCGAAGTCACCTTcaaatttgtttgatgtttttggaCGCATTTCTTTACTTCTTGGTTCTGTTGTTCTTTGTGAGTAGTCTGATTGTGAAGTTGTGTGAAAGTCCATTGTTCCTTCTTGTTGGAGATTGTTTGGAGGTCTAATTGCTTTTGTCTTTTCAGCAATTACCTTCTGGTATTCAGAGGTTGTCGTTGTACCCTCGAATTCGCCTTCAAAGTTGTTTGATGTCTTTGGACGCATTTCTTTACTTCTtggttctattgttctttgtgagtagtctgattgtgaagttgtctgaaactccattgttccttCTTGAATCAAATTGTTTGGAGGTCTAGTTGCTTTTGTCTTTTCAGCAATTACCTTCTGGTATTCAGAGGTTGTCGTTGTACTCTCGAATTCGCCTTCAAACTTGTTTGATGTCTTTGGACGCATTTCTTTACTTCTTGGTTCTAATGTTCTTTGTGAGTAGTCTGATTGTGAAGTTGTGTGAAAGTCCATTGCTCCTTCTTGTTGGAGATTGTTTGGATGTCTAATTGCTTTTGTCTTTTCAGGAGTTACTTTTTGATATTCAGAAGTTGTCGTTGTACCCGCAAAATTACCTTCAAACTTGTTTGATGTCTTTGGACGCATTTCTTTACTTCTtggttctattgttctttgtgagTAGTCTGATTGTGAAGTTGTGTGAAAGTCCATTGTTCCTTCTTGTTGGAGATTGTTTGGATGTCTAATTGCTTTTGTCTTTTCAGGAGTTACTTTTTGATATTCAGAAGTTGTCGTTGTACCCGCAAAATCGCCTTCAAACTTGTTTGATGTTTTTGGACGcatttctttatttcttggttctattgttctttgtgagTAGTCTGATTGTGAAGTTGTGTGAAAGTCCATTGTTCCTTCTTGTTGGAGATTGTTTGGATGTCTAATTGGTTTTGTCTTTTCAgcaattacattttgatactcAGAGGTTGTCGTTCCACTCTCGAAGTCGCCTTCAAACTTGTTTGATGTCTTTGGACGcatttctttatttcttggttctattgttctttgtgagtagtctgattgtgaagttgtctgaaactccattgttccttCTTGATTCAAATTGTTTGGAGGTCTAATTGCTTTTGTCTTTTCAGGAATTACCTTCTGGTATTCAGAGGTTGACGTTGTACCCTCGAATTTGCCTTCAAACTTGTTTGATGTCTTTGGACGcatttctttatttcttggttctattgttctttgtgagTAGTCTGATTGTGAAGTTGTGTGAAAGTCCATTGTTCCTTCTTGTTGGAGTTTGTTTGGATGTCTAATTGGTTTTGTCTTTTCAGCAATTACATTTCGATACTCAGAGGTTGTCGTTCCACTCTCGAAGTCGCCTTCAAACTTGTTTGATGTCTTTGGACGcatttctttatttcttggttctattgttctttgtgagtagtctgattgtgaagttgtctgaaactccattgttccttCTTGATTCAAATTGTTTGGAGGTCTAATTGCTTTTGTCTTTTCAGCAATTACCTTCTGGTATTCAGAGGTTGTCGTTGTACCCTCGAATTCGCCTTCAAACTTGTTTGATGTCTTTGGACGCATTTCCTTATTTCTTAGTTCTGATGTTTTTTGTGAGTAGTCTGATTGTGAAGTTGTTTGAAAGTCCATTGCTCCTTCTTGTTGGAGATTGTTTGGATGTCTAATTGCTTTTGTCTTTTCAGGAGTTACTTTTTGATATTCAGAAGTTGTCGTTGTACCCGCAAAATCGCCTTCAAACTTATTTGATGTCTTTGGACGCGTTTCCTTATTTATTAGTTCTGATGTTCTTTGTGAGTAGTCTGATTGTGAAGTTGTCTGAAAGTCCATTGTTCCTTCTTGTTGGAGATTGTTTGGAGGTCTAATTGCTTTTGTCTTTTCAGCAATTACCTTCTGGTATTCAGAGGTTGTCGTTGTACCCTCGAATTCGCCTTCAAACTTGTTTGATGTCTTTGGACGCATTTCCTTATTTCTTTGTTCTGATGTTTTTTGTGAGTAGTCTGATTGTGAAGTTGTCTGAAAATCCATTTTTCCTTCTTGTTGGAGATTCTTTGGATGTCTAATTGGTTTTGGCTTTTCGgcaattacattttgatactcGGAGTTTGTCGTTCCACTCTCGAAGTAGCcttcaaatttgtttgttgtttttggacgcatttctttatttcttggttctattgttctttgtgagTAGTCTGATTGTGAAGTTGTCTGAAACTCTATTGTTCCTTCTTGATTCAAATTGTTTGGAGGTCTAATTGCTTTTGTGGTTTCAGCAGTTACCTTTTGATTTTCAGAAGTTGTCGTTTTACTCGCAAAATCGCCATCAAACTTGTTTGATGTTTTTGAACGCATTTCTTTACTTCTTGGTTCTATTGTTCTTTGGGAGTAGTCTGATTGTGAAGTTGTGTGAAAGTCCATTGTTCCTTCTTGTTTCAAATTGTTTGGAGGTCTAATTGCTTTTGTCTTTTCAGCAATTACCTTCTGGTATTCAGACGTTGTCGTTGTACCCTCGAATTCGCCTTCAAACTTGTTTGATGTCTTTGGACGCATttccttatttctttgttttgatgttttttgtGAGTAGTCTGATTCTGAAGTTGTTTGAAAGTCCATTGTTCCTTCTTGTTGGAGATTGTTTGGATGTCTAATTGCTTTTGTCTTTTCAGGAGTTACTTTTTGATATTCAGAAGTTGTCGTTGTACCCGCAAAATCGCCTTCAAACTTGTTTGATGTCTTTTGACGCATTTCTTTACTTCTTGGTTCTAATGTTCTTTGTGAGTAGTCTGATTGTGAAGTTGTGTGAAAGTCCATTGTTCCTTCTTGTTGGAGATTGTTTGGAGGTCTAATTGCTTTTGTCTTTTCAGCAATTACCTTCTGGTATTCAGAGGTTGTCGTTGTACCCTCAAATTCGCCTTCAAACTTGTTCGATGTCTTTGGTCGTATTTCCTTATTTCTTGGTTCTGATGTTTTTTGTGAGTAGTCTGATTGTGAAGTTGTTTGAAATTCCATTGTTCCTTCTTGATTTAAATTGCTTGGAGGTCTAATTGGTTTTGTGTTATCCGTAATTACCTTTTGATATTCAGAAGTTGTCGTTCCATTCTCGAAGTCGCCTTCAAATTTGTTTGATGTCTTTGGACGCATTTCTTTACTTCTtggttctgttgttttttgtgaataGTCTGATTGTGAAGTTGTCTGAAATTCCATTGCTCCTTCTTGTTTCAGATTGTTTGTATGTcttattggttttgttttttgttttgtgtcttTGTGGTAATCATAATTGTTTTCTTCATTCTCTAGTGTCTTTTCAAAGCTGCTTAATGTTTTTGGTCTTacttttttcattgtttgttctgttatttttctttggTATTGGGATTGTGTTGAATCTTTTTCTATCTTGTTGTTTAGACTTTTgtataaacgttttttttctgAGCCATTGTTTTGGTAATCAGAAATCGTTCCTTCGTTGTTTGAGGAAATTGTTGAAAACGTGAggtcttttaatttgttttccttaaaTGCTTTACTTTTTGTATGATCTTGGGAGAAATACTTGTCTTCTTCCTCTTCAGAAATGGTATTCGTGGTAATCTTATTTGTTCTCGTAGCTTCATGTGAtctttgaatattctttgtttgATACTCTTGGGAGTATATGGTTTGCATATCGAGGTCTCCCTCGTTCCTGACTGACGTGTTTGGACGTTGTAGGGAAGTTTTTCCAAATTCCTTTTTATATAATCTTGTTGATGTATTGTGTATAAATCCATTTCACCACAAGGTCGTAGATTCTCTTTTGGTCTAATAGACAATGTTTTAGATACTTGAGACAAAGAATCA
Above is a genomic segment from Tachypleus tridentatus isolate NWPU-2018 chromosome 11, ASM421037v1, whole genome shotgun sequence containing:
- the LOC143231775 gene encoding uncharacterized protein LOC143231775 encodes the protein MKEKCICEICTCGKHRCPHRPNVPFAVDDDHLGAVSAYHKEKDSQEDSKEQSKQWQAASEEKIIVNDSYHNQDNKENINKNSQILTTPPLVKMVQDSGSGQPQGSLKHASNNIHDSLSQVSKTLSIRPKENLRPCGEMDLYTIHQQDYIKRNLEKLPYNVQTRQSGTRETSICKPYTPKSIKQRIFKDHMKLREQIRLPRIPFLKRKKTSISPKIIQKVKHLRKTN